One window of the Chitinophaga niabensis genome contains the following:
- a CDS encoding cupin domain-containing protein, with protein sequence MATTETIQAEQKQFSSKDFHQTFARPTYVKPTHLVHRNVEKAGEHNQFSAERKHPVFFVDLPSKNVSMTIGGLLPGQLTNKHRHTYETVLYVLEGKGYTEIEGEKVEWQKGDAVYIPSWAWHRHQNLSDAEPAKYIACENAPQLQNLGVALREEEGRDL encoded by the coding sequence ATGGCAACAACAGAAACAATTCAGGCAGAACAAAAGCAATTCAGCTCAAAAGACTTCCATCAGACCTTTGCCAGACCTACTTATGTGAAACCTACACATCTCGTTCACAGGAACGTGGAAAAAGCGGGTGAACATAACCAGTTCTCAGCTGAACGTAAACACCCGGTATTCTTTGTAGATCTGCCAAGTAAAAATGTAAGTATGACGATCGGTGGTTTACTCCCAGGTCAGTTGACCAATAAACATCGTCACACTTATGAAACAGTGTTATATGTATTGGAAGGAAAAGGTTACACAGAAATTGAAGGAGAGAAAGTGGAGTGGCAGAAAGGTGATGCCGTTTACATTCCTTCCTGGGCCTGGCACAGGCACCAGAACCTGAGTGATGCTGAACCGGCAAAATACATCGCCTGTGAAAATGCACCGCAACTGCAGAACCTGGGGGTGGCACTTCGTGAAGAAGAAGGAAGAGATCTTTAG
- a CDS encoding thioredoxin family protein has protein sequence MKKSVFYHAGCPVCVSAEQDIIQLIGASHVEVVHLGEDKSRIAEAEKAGIRSVPALVTPNGNVLHINFGASIADVKG, from the coding sequence ATGAAAAAATCAGTTTTTTATCATGCAGGTTGCCCCGTTTGTGTAAGCGCAGAGCAAGACATCATTCAATTAATTGGAGCTTCCCATGTAGAAGTAGTGCACCTGGGTGAAGACAAAAGCCGCATAGCTGAAGCTGAAAAGGCAGGGATCAGATCAGTACCGGCCTTAGTAACACCGAACGGAAATGTATTACACATCAATTTTGGGGCATCTATAGCAGATGTAAAAGGATAA
- a CDS encoding alkaline phosphatase family protein, whose product MKKTLIALCAFTLCIITAKAQDAHVILISIDGLRPEFYKDPSWNMVNLRQAMEEGAYADGVDGVFPTVTYPSHTTMITGVKPLKHGIFYNTPSEPQGVTGNWIWQYSNIKVPTLFSLAKDKGLKTASVFWPVSVGSPATYNIPEFWYLPKEKGGERIMAQALKENANPPGLFEELEQNATGKLEELDFNGDYLGIDDNLARMSSYLIRKYKPSFLAVHLVTVDHFEHEEGRDGPKVRAAIAGVDRAVKSIREAVEKAGILANTTFIVTGDHGFVDIHTAIAPNVLLAKAGLYDPKQPENWKAYFHAAGGGAFLQLKDKNDKQTKEKVLQLLNALTPQQKKTFIIKTREELDAVGADATAAFGIAAQQGFTFSTTATGDFMRATKGGTHGFFPDFKEIQTGFVAFGKGIKKGTVIPQMGLVDIAPLISKILKLDLPAGDGLLYEGLLTK is encoded by the coding sequence ATGAAAAAAACGCTCATCGCGCTCTGCGCTTTTACACTGTGTATAATCACAGCCAAAGCCCAGGATGCTCATGTGATCCTTATCAGTATCGATGGTTTAAGACCTGAATTTTATAAAGACCCATCATGGAACATGGTGAACCTCCGGCAAGCCATGGAAGAAGGCGCTTATGCAGATGGTGTGGATGGCGTATTCCCCACCGTCACCTACCCTTCCCACACCACCATGATCACCGGCGTAAAACCATTAAAGCATGGTATATTTTACAATACCCCCTCAGAACCACAGGGCGTAACCGGAAACTGGATCTGGCAATACAGCAACATCAAAGTACCCACACTCTTCAGTCTCGCAAAAGATAAAGGTTTAAAAACAGCTTCCGTTTTCTGGCCTGTTTCCGTTGGCTCTCCCGCCACTTACAACATTCCTGAATTCTGGTACCTGCCAAAAGAAAAAGGCGGAGAACGCATCATGGCACAGGCATTAAAAGAAAACGCCAATCCTCCCGGCCTCTTCGAAGAACTGGAACAAAACGCAACAGGCAAACTGGAAGAACTCGATTTTAATGGCGACTACCTGGGTATAGACGATAATCTCGCCCGCATGAGCAGTTACCTTATCCGAAAATACAAACCTTCTTTCCTCGCTGTACACCTCGTAACAGTAGATCACTTTGAACATGAAGAAGGTCGTGATGGCCCTAAAGTAAGAGCAGCCATCGCAGGAGTAGACAGAGCTGTAAAAAGTATCCGCGAAGCAGTGGAAAAAGCAGGCATCCTGGCAAATACTACCTTCATCGTTACCGGTGATCATGGTTTTGTAGATATCCACACCGCCATTGCACCCAATGTACTGCTCGCCAAAGCAGGATTATATGATCCAAAGCAACCGGAAAACTGGAAAGCCTATTTCCATGCTGCGGGTGGTGGCGCATTCCTGCAACTGAAAGACAAGAACGATAAACAGACCAAGGAGAAAGTACTGCAACTACTCAATGCGCTTACACCACAACAGAAAAAAACCTTCATCATCAAAACCCGCGAAGAACTGGATGCCGTTGGAGCAGATGCCACCGCGGCATTTGGCATTGCCGCACAACAAGGCTTTACTTTCAGTACCACAGCCACAGGAGATTTCATGCGCGCCACCAAAGGAGGCACCCATGGTTTCTTCCCTGACTTTAAAGAGATCCAGACAGGTTTTGTAGCCTTTGGTAAAGGCATCAAAAAAGGAACGGTGATCCCGCAGATGGGCCTGGTAGATATTGCACCGCTGATCAGCAAAATCCTGAAGCTGGACCTGCCAGCCGGAGATGGATTGTTGTATGAGGGGTTATTGACGAAGTAA
- a CDS encoding RidA family protein: MKKRILLLSGLLLVVYTVCSAQTLRYVTGAVIVDPAPLAHTALILPLNGAGKLIGKDDPLQQINQVFSNLSRVLEEARSKSKDIIKLNVSVTSADIVPLVKEQIVKRFAKGKEPAVSFIVGKLLHPGVLLAMDAVAVAALPDGRVVRSPQVGVLPKGGMVFISGMAADGRLPEATANTMQQLLSTLKFLGLNKEHIVQVRAFVHPVDSTGLVEQEVKAFFSGSPMPPVVYTGWNSKKPLVEIELIAASPAPAGNTSSIEYLTPPGVTPSPVYSKVCRINHGKKIYLSGIYGQGNDIQTQLQTAFDTLKDRMKQCGSDLEHLAKALYYVSSNEISTALTDIRKKYYNPKRPPAATKGLLSQNGPDGSQILIDMIGVQP; this comes from the coding sequence ATGAAAAAAAGAATCTTGCTCTTATCGGGCCTTTTATTGGTCGTTTATACGGTATGCTCTGCTCAAACTTTGAGGTACGTTACCGGTGCTGTGATCGTGGATCCTGCGCCTTTAGCACATACTGCTCTCATACTGCCACTGAATGGCGCCGGGAAATTGATCGGGAAAGATGATCCCCTGCAGCAGATCAACCAGGTTTTCAGCAATCTTTCGCGGGTATTGGAAGAGGCGCGCTCAAAAAGTAAAGACATTATCAAACTAAATGTTAGTGTGACCTCAGCGGATATTGTACCATTGGTGAAGGAACAGATTGTGAAACGGTTTGCGAAAGGGAAGGAGCCTGCAGTAAGTTTCATTGTTGGCAAATTACTGCATCCCGGGGTACTGCTGGCAATGGATGCTGTGGCGGTTGCTGCTTTACCTGATGGCAGGGTAGTGCGTTCTCCGCAGGTGGGCGTATTGCCTAAAGGCGGCATGGTATTCATTTCAGGAATGGCCGCAGATGGCCGGTTGCCGGAAGCTACCGCTAATACCATGCAGCAGTTGCTCAGTACACTGAAATTCCTCGGACTGAATAAAGAACATATTGTTCAGGTAAGGGCTTTTGTGCATCCGGTGGACAGTACGGGTTTGGTGGAACAGGAAGTGAAGGCATTCTTTTCCGGAAGTCCGATGCCACCTGTAGTGTATACAGGATGGAACAGTAAAAAACCATTAGTAGAGATTGAACTGATTGCCGCATCACCTGCTCCTGCAGGGAATACTTCGTCAATTGAATACCTCACACCTCCCGGTGTAACCCCTTCCCCCGTGTATTCAAAAGTATGCCGGATCAACCATGGTAAAAAGATCTATCTCTCCGGCATATACGGTCAGGGCAATGATATACAAACGCAATTGCAGACGGCTTTTGATACATTAAAAGACAGGATGAAGCAATGCGGAAGTGACCTGGAACATCTTGCTAAGGCACTTTATTATGTATCAAGTAATGAGATCAGTACCGCGCTGACGGATATACGAAAGAAATATTACAATCCTAAACGGCCGCCTGCAGCCACTAAGGGCTTACTTAGTCAAAATGGCCCGGATGGCAGCCAGATACTGATAGATATGATAGGCGTACAACCCTAA
- a CDS encoding sodium:solute symporter family protein, with translation MEKVDYFVLAGYFLLLIMMGIWGYTKIKSSADFYTAGGKLPWWLSGISHHVSGYSGAVFVAYAAIAYNYGFTLYIWWALSIAIAMVGTTFLIAPRWARLRTKTNIQSPTEYLAARYNLPTQQVMAWTGVIIKLFDVGAKWASIGILLNAFTGLPISTGIAVTGMISIFYITLGGLWADVVNDLASFMIQFVAGIFMLVMVLTQLEDGFSGIFTMWDRLPPSHSAMFNGPYSPLLAISFMVICFFSFSGGTWHFATRFISSPSGSDARKAAGLSTLLFLIWPLVLFFPMFAAPVFLKDLPDPTQSYALMALKFLPHGLLGLLLASMFGNTLAMTAADANTISAVITRDILPVFYKKAKNFQPKKMLVMARLTTFLFVLCTLIIAFESGSFGGVLGLIISWFSSLIGPTAVPMILGLLPAFRRSGSAAALLSISGGLLTFVATKLLLPDNMAVGLAAPISVSLVIYISAGFFVAGKVKPEAEVLLDSIKEDS, from the coding sequence ATGGAAAAAGTCGATTATTTCGTACTGGCAGGATATTTTTTGCTTCTTATTATGATGGGGATCTGGGGATATACAAAGATCAAATCTTCCGCCGATTTTTATACTGCCGGAGGTAAGCTGCCATGGTGGCTTTCAGGTATTTCACATCATGTATCCGGCTATAGCGGGGCCGTGTTTGTGGCTTATGCGGCTATTGCCTACAATTATGGTTTTACGCTGTATATCTGGTGGGCACTGAGTATTGCCATTGCGATGGTGGGTACTACTTTCCTGATTGCTCCGCGCTGGGCAAGACTGAGAACTAAAACGAATATTCAATCCCCCACAGAATACCTGGCAGCCCGTTATAACTTACCTACGCAGCAGGTGATGGCATGGACGGGTGTTATTATTAAACTATTTGACGTGGGTGCAAAATGGGCATCTATTGGTATCCTGTTAAATGCATTTACGGGGCTTCCTATTAGTACGGGTATTGCAGTAACAGGAATGATCAGCATCTTTTATATTACGCTGGGTGGTTTGTGGGCAGATGTAGTGAACGATCTTGCTTCTTTTATGATACAGTTTGTGGCAGGGATCTTTATGCTGGTGATGGTGCTGACGCAGCTTGAGGATGGTTTTTCAGGGATCTTTACCATGTGGGACCGGTTGCCACCTTCGCATAGTGCTATGTTTAACGGACCTTATTCTCCTTTGCTTGCTATCTCGTTTATGGTGATCTGCTTTTTCAGTTTCAGTGGCGGTACCTGGCATTTCGCTACGCGTTTCATTTCATCCCCTTCAGGTTCGGATGCACGGAAAGCGGCCGGCCTTTCTACGTTATTATTTCTCATATGGCCACTGGTACTGTTTTTTCCAATGTTCGCTGCGCCGGTTTTCCTGAAAGATCTTCCCGATCCCACCCAGTCTTATGCATTAATGGCACTAAAATTCCTGCCGCACGGACTCCTTGGTCTGCTGCTGGCTTCTATGTTCGGGAATACTCTGGCCATGACAGCGGCGGATGCGAATACTATTTCTGCGGTGATCACAAGAGATATATTACCGGTGTTCTATAAAAAGGCAAAGAATTTTCAGCCGAAGAAAATGCTGGTGATGGCAAGGCTTACTACTTTCCTGTTTGTATTATGTACCCTCATCATTGCTTTTGAATCCGGCTCTTTTGGAGGTGTGCTGGGATTGATCATCAGCTGGTTCTCTTCACTTATCGGACCTACGGCAGTGCCGATGATCCTGGGGCTGTTGCCGGCTTTCAGACGAAGCGGGAGTGCAGCGGCTTTATTGTCTATCAGCGGAGGGCTGCTTACATTTGTTGCCACTAAACTCCTGTTGCCGGATAATATGGCTGTAGGGCTGGCCGCGCCTATTTCTGTATCACTGGTTATTTATATCTCGGCAGGGTTTTTCGTGGCCGGGAAAGTTAAACCGGAGGCGGAGGTGTTGCTTGATTCAATTAAAGAGGACAGTTGA
- a CDS encoding Gfo/Idh/MocA family protein, whose amino-acid sequence MHKTEFGFGIVGAGAISGIHAKAIAAISGAKLAGIYSINRNKAVAFAEEHPCKVFDTLEEMVNDPEIDIVCICTPSGIHMEPALKAIEAGKHCLIEKPLEITPERCDMIIEAAEKAGVIVAVVFPSRFHEASRHIREAMDAGRCGPIVFGDVDVKWSRSEAYYQSAQWRGTWQFDGGGALMNQGIHSVDLLQWYMGPVEAVQAMTANRRHKEIEVEDTVTAIVRFASGALGTIECSTAAYPGALKRLEITGTAGTIIMEESSLLKWELENETPEDLRIKNAITGEHTSTGGAADPKAISYAGHQYQMEDLIHAIRTGGQPLVDGREGRKSVEIVTAIYESARTGQLVKLPL is encoded by the coding sequence ATGCATAAAACTGAATTTGGTTTTGGTATTGTTGGCGCCGGTGCTATTTCCGGCATACATGCCAAAGCGATAGCCGCGATCAGCGGAGCGAAGCTGGCAGGGATCTACAGTATCAACAGGAACAAAGCTGTTGCGTTTGCTGAAGAACATCCCTGTAAAGTGTTTGATACACTGGAAGAGATGGTGAACGATCCTGAGATCGACATCGTTTGCATCTGCACGCCATCCGGCATACATATGGAACCTGCGTTGAAGGCCATAGAGGCCGGTAAACATTGTCTGATAGAAAAACCGCTGGAAATTACACCGGAGCGTTGTGACATGATCATCGAGGCTGCAGAAAAAGCAGGTGTGATAGTAGCGGTGGTGTTCCCTTCCCGGTTTCATGAAGCGAGCAGGCACATCAGGGAAGCCATGGATGCCGGCAGATGCGGGCCAATAGTATTTGGCGATGTGGATGTAAAATGGAGCAGGAGTGAAGCATATTATCAAAGTGCACAATGGCGTGGGACCTGGCAGTTTGATGGTGGCGGGGCATTGATGAACCAGGGGATCCATTCGGTGGACCTGTTGCAATGGTACATGGGGCCTGTGGAAGCGGTACAGGCCATGACGGCTAACAGGCGGCACAAAGAGATTGAGGTGGAAGATACGGTCACTGCTATTGTACGGTTTGCCAGCGGAGCGCTGGGTACTATAGAATGTTCTACAGCAGCTTATCCCGGAGCGTTAAAACGTTTGGAGATCACAGGCACGGCGGGTACTATCATCATGGAAGAAAGCAGTTTGCTGAAGTGGGAGCTGGAGAACGAAACACCGGAGGATCTAAGGATTAAAAATGCCATCACTGGCGAACATACTTCTACGGGTGGTGCAGCAGATCCTAAAGCAATCAGTTATGCGGGGCATCAGTACCAGATGGAGGACCTCATCCATGCTATCAGAACAGGTGGGCAACCATTGGTAGATGGGAGAGAGGGGCGTAAGTCGGTAGAGATAGTAACGGCGATATATGAAAGTGCGAGAACGGGGCAGCTGGTGAAGTTGCCTTTGTGA
- a CDS encoding helix-turn-helix domain-containing protein, with the protein MKKDPHRISISEVHRILEVPGPAHPLISVVDFDDVKCYMSDSLGTVAYDFYCISIKKNFSGKMKYGQRYYDFDNGIMTFFSPGQVITTETDPNLRLEGWWLLLHPSFLKGYPLAKNIREYGFFSYAVNEALHLSEKEEDTLTGIIRNIQQEYNSPIDNYSQNVIVSQIAVLLNYCDRFYNRQFITRKNANNDLLAQLEELLADYFNGDQVSLQGLPTVQYISEQLHVSPNYLSDMLRSVTGMNTQQHIHHQLIEKAKEILSTTSLSVSEIAYSLGFEHPQSFNKLFKNKTNTSPLAFRNSFN; encoded by the coding sequence ATGAAAAAAGATCCGCACAGAATATCCATTTCGGAAGTACACCGCATCCTGGAAGTTCCCGGCCCTGCGCATCCGCTGATAAGCGTGGTGGATTTTGACGATGTGAAATGTTATATGAGTGATAGCCTGGGTACTGTAGCGTATGATTTTTACTGTATCTCCATCAAAAAGAACTTTTCAGGTAAGATGAAATACGGCCAGCGCTATTATGATTTTGACAATGGCATTATGACCTTCTTCTCTCCGGGGCAGGTGATCACTACCGAAACGGATCCAAACCTTCGCCTGGAAGGATGGTGGCTGCTCCTGCACCCCAGCTTCCTCAAAGGTTATCCCCTGGCCAAAAACATCAGGGAATACGGCTTCTTCTCCTATGCCGTAAATGAGGCACTGCACCTTTCCGAAAAAGAAGAAGATACCCTTACCGGCATTATCAGGAATATACAACAGGAATACAACTCCCCCATTGATAACTACAGCCAGAATGTGATCGTTTCGCAGATAGCCGTATTACTTAATTACTGCGACCGGTTCTATAACAGGCAGTTCATCACCCGCAAGAATGCCAACAATGACCTGCTGGCGCAGCTGGAAGAATTACTGGCTGATTACTTCAATGGCGACCAGGTAAGCCTGCAAGGTCTTCCTACAGTACAATACATTTCCGAGCAGCTGCATGTTTCCCCCAACTACCTGAGCGACATGTTACGTTCTGTTACCGGTATGAATACCCAGCAGCATATCCATCATCAATTGATTGAAAAGGCAAAGGAAATATTGTCTACCACCTCTTTGTCTGTGAGTGAAATAGCCTATAGCCTGGGCTTTGAGCATCCACAGTCCTTTAATAAGTTATTCAAGAACAAAACAAATACATCTCCGCTGGCGTTCAGGAACTCGTTTAATTAA
- a CDS encoding NAD(P)-dependent alcohol dehydrogenase: protein MIQSKGYAAQSVETDLAPWDFERREVGAHDVLIDILYCGVCHSDLHAIKNDWFPGIFPMVPGHEIVGRIRQAGAHVKKFKTGELVGVSVMVDACLECENCRNHKEQFCPTGVQTYNFIGKDGLPTYGGYANNIVVREEFVLRVSEKLPLAGIAPLLCAGITTYSPLRNWKVGKGHKLAVVGLGGLGHMAVKFGVAFGAEVTILSTSESKREDAMSLGAHHFVVTKDPAQLDAVKSSFDFILDTVSAPHDINLYLSLLKTNGVHICVGAPAEPYVIPPFGIIAGNKVVAGSGVGGLDQLQEMLDYCAENNIVSDVEIIDIKDIHTAFERMLKGDVRYRFVIDVATIG, encoded by the coding sequence ATGATACAATCAAAAGGATATGCCGCTCAGTCGGTCGAAACAGATTTAGCCCCCTGGGATTTTGAACGCCGGGAAGTGGGCGCGCATGATGTACTGATAGACATCCTGTATTGTGGCGTATGCCATTCTGATCTCCATGCCATTAAAAACGACTGGTTCCCCGGGATCTTCCCCATGGTGCCTGGTCATGAGATAGTTGGCAGGATCCGCCAGGCGGGGGCACACGTCAAAAAGTTCAAAACCGGCGAACTGGTAGGTGTTAGTGTGATGGTAGATGCCTGCCTGGAATGTGAGAACTGCCGCAACCACAAGGAACAATTTTGCCCAACAGGGGTGCAAACGTATAATTTCATTGGTAAAGACGGCCTGCCCACTTATGGTGGCTACGCAAACAATATTGTGGTACGGGAGGAATTTGTACTCAGGGTTTCCGAAAAACTCCCCCTTGCAGGCATAGCCCCTTTGCTTTGTGCCGGTATCACCACTTATTCTCCTTTACGTAACTGGAAAGTAGGCAAAGGCCATAAACTGGCAGTAGTGGGCCTTGGCGGTTTAGGGCATATGGCAGTGAAATTCGGTGTAGCCTTTGGCGCAGAGGTTACCATCCTCAGTACCTCCGAGTCCAAAAGAGAAGATGCAATGTCCCTCGGCGCACATCACTTTGTGGTGACCAAAGATCCTGCACAACTGGATGCCGTGAAGTCGTCTTTTGATTTCATTCTCGATACCGTTTCCGCTCCGCATGATATCAATCTCTACCTTTCCCTGTTAAAGACAAATGGTGTGCACATTTGTGTTGGGGCACCGGCAGAACCTTATGTGATCCCTCCATTTGGTATTATAGCCGGGAACAAAGTAGTAGCAGGTTCCGGCGTTGGCGGATTAGATCAGCTCCAGGAAATGCTGGACTATTGTGCAGAAAACAACATTGTTTCCGATGTAGAGATCATAGATATAAAAGATATCCATACAGCTTTTGAACGAATGCTGAAAGGGGATGTGCGTTACCGCTTTGTGATAGATGTGGCCACAATTGGTTAA
- a CDS encoding TonB-dependent receptor, producing MIKRLLFLISFLFSVTALFAQATGSVKGKLITSDGQPGAYVTVRIDRTNKGAISNEKGEYIIKNVKPGNWTLKISAVDAIAQDQAVTVVAGQTATADFVLNANAAQLHEVIVADKASRRESRSTAKMPLKNLENPQVYNAVSSEIMKQQGITSFDDALRNVPGITRTWESTGRANDGASYFALRGFDAQPVLINGLPGLTSGNLDPAGVEEIQVMKGPSGTLFGGSFYSYGGIINTITKKPYYNFGGEVAYNIGSFDLHRLTVDVNTPLSKTKKIAMRVNAALHTEGSFQDAGERKSFYIAPSFVYEVNNRLSFHLLVEVLNEKKAAPAIFFHSDRLNPLEYKNLQELNLNNKLSFTSNDLTIKNPRTNVQAQMLYKLSQQWSSQTVVSYGRTKSDGIYTYIWDYTTGDNWFGQDFHNEDQTIQTIDIQQNFNGDFKIGNMRNRLVVGLDYYHRNIKDNGSGWVTGRNISPQGDVMAVDPYPAPVPLNRYSIDTLLAASGTQFSQIKNGSYAAYFSNVLNLTPALAMMVSLRADYFDSKDNFSQFALSPKFGVVYQPILDKVSIFANYMNAFINVAPQDVHDENDQKIGTRSFKPERANQWEGGVKANLLNDKLQATVSVYNIKVSDRVIPADPNGDSRQIGAVRSKGIEFDLNANPCPGLNLIAGYSYNQIKVIEGGTPPDYFYAEVGRSPGGQGPQNLANVWATYKFTNGVLKNFGLGLGGNYGSTYRVIDNSKTGTFDLPSYAVLNGGVFYNAKKFRVSVNVNNITDETYYTGYWSVNPQKPANFVASAAFKF from the coding sequence ATGATCAAAAGGCTACTTTTTCTTATCTCTTTCCTATTCTCTGTTACAGCACTTTTTGCGCAAGCCACCGGGTCTGTTAAAGGTAAACTCATTACCAGCGATGGTCAGCCGGGTGCTTATGTAACTGTAAGGATAGACCGCACCAACAAGGGTGCTATCAGTAATGAGAAAGGCGAATACATAATTAAGAACGTAAAGCCAGGTAACTGGACGTTGAAGATATCTGCTGTGGATGCCATTGCGCAGGACCAGGCAGTAACGGTTGTGGCGGGCCAGACGGCTACAGCGGATTTTGTACTGAATGCGAATGCTGCGCAATTGCATGAAGTGATTGTAGCAGATAAAGCTTCCAGAAGGGAAAGCAGGAGTACGGCTAAAATGCCGCTAAAGAACCTGGAGAATCCCCAGGTATATAATGCCGTTTCTTCCGAGATCATGAAGCAGCAGGGAATCACCAGTTTCGACGATGCTTTGCGGAACGTTCCCGGTATCACAAGAACCTGGGAATCTACAGGCAGGGCAAATGATGGTGCTTCTTATTTCGCCCTGAGGGGTTTTGATGCACAGCCTGTTCTGATCAATGGTTTACCTGGTTTAACAAGCGGTAACCTGGATCCTGCAGGTGTAGAAGAAATACAGGTAATGAAAGGCCCCTCCGGCACATTGTTCGGGGGCAGCTTTTACAGTTATGGCGGTATTATCAATACCATCACCAAAAAACCTTACTACAATTTTGGTGGCGAAGTAGCATACAACATCGGCAGCTTTGATCTGCACAGGTTAACGGTAGATGTAAACACCCCTTTGAGTAAAACGAAGAAGATCGCTATGCGCGTAAATGCTGCTTTGCATACAGAAGGCAGTTTCCAGGATGCAGGTGAAAGGAAATCTTTTTACATCGCACCTTCTTTTGTTTATGAAGTGAACAACAGGCTGTCGTTTCACCTGTTGGTGGAAGTACTGAATGAGAAGAAAGCTGCACCAGCGATCTTTTTCCATTCAGACAGGTTAAATCCTCTTGAATATAAAAACCTGCAGGAGCTGAACCTCAATAACAAACTATCTTTCACCAGCAATGATCTTACGATCAAAAATCCCCGCACCAATGTGCAGGCGCAAATGCTGTATAAATTATCTCAGCAGTGGAGTTCCCAAACGGTGGTTTCCTATGGCAGAACAAAGTCTGACGGGATCTATACTTATATATGGGATTATACGACAGGAGATAATTGGTTCGGGCAGGACTTCCACAACGAAGACCAGACCATACAAACTATCGATATCCAGCAGAACTTCAATGGCGATTTCAAGATCGGTAACATGCGGAACCGTTTAGTAGTGGGTCTGGATTATTATCACCGTAATATTAAAGACAATGGTTCAGGATGGGTAACCGGAAGGAATATTTCACCACAGGGTGATGTAATGGCCGTTGATCCGTATCCTGCGCCTGTACCTTTAAACAGGTATTCAATTGATACGCTGTTAGCTGCTTCCGGAACACAGTTCAGTCAAATAAAAAACGGTTCTTATGCTGCTTATTTTTCCAACGTTTTGAACCTTACGCCTGCTCTGGCAATGATGGTGAGCTTAAGGGCTGATTATTTTGATTCCAAAGATAATTTCTCGCAATTTGCCTTGTCTCCTAAGTTTGGTGTGGTGTATCAACCTATCCTTGATAAGGTATCTATCTTCGCAAACTATATGAATGCGTTCATCAATGTGGCTCCGCAGGATGTACATGACGAGAATGATCAAAAGATAGGTACAAGGTCATTTAAACCTGAACGTGCCAATCAATGGGAAGGTGGTGTGAAAGCGAATTTGCTGAACGATAAATTACAGGCTACTGTTTCTGTATACAATATTAAAGTAAGTGACAGGGTTATTCCTGCTGACCCTAATGGCGATAGCCGCCAGATCGGTGCTGTGCGCAGCAAAGGGATTGAGTTTGATCTCAATGCGAATCCCTGCCCGGGGCTTAACCTGATTGCAGGTTATAGCTATAACCAGATAAAGGTGATTGAAGGCGGAACTCCTCCTGATTATTTTTATGCTGAAGTGGGTAGAAGTCCTGGTGGCCAGGGGCCTCAGAACCTCGCCAACGTATGGGCTACCTATAAGTTTACGAATGGTGTGCTAAAGAACTTTGGTCTTGGCCTTGGTGGAAACTATGGTAGTACTTACAGGGTGATCGATAACAGCAAAACAGGTACTTTTGATCTACCATCTTATGCAGTGCTGAACGGAGGCGTGTTCTATAACGCGAAGAAGTTCAGGGTATCGGTGAATGTTAATAACATAACTGACGAAACTTATTACACAGGTTATTGGTCTGTGAACCCGCAGAAGCCGGCGAATTTTGTGGCGAGTGCAGCTTTCAAATTCTAA
- a CDS encoding VOC family protein, translating to MKTKMVWANLPVKDIERTNEFFLALGFTPNGDRTAEIVSFIIAENKFIINFFQEEQFKTATESAIPDTKKSAEIIFSLSAESREEVNEWAQKVKKAGGTVFSEAQEIQGNMYNMAFADPDGHRWNVLYC from the coding sequence ATGAAAACAAAAATGGTCTGGGCCAATCTCCCGGTAAAAGACATAGAGCGCACCAATGAATTTTTCCTGGCGCTGGGTTTTACACCCAATGGCGACAGAACAGCTGAAATAGTCAGCTTTATTATTGCGGAGAATAAATTCATCATTAATTTCTTCCAGGAAGAACAATTTAAAACGGCTACGGAAAGCGCTATACCAGATACAAAGAAAAGTGCCGAAATAATTTTCAGCCTTTCTGCAGAAAGCAGAGAGGAAGTGAATGAATGGGCGCAGAAAGTAAAAAAAGCCGGCGGCACTGTATTCTCTGAAGCGCAGGAGATCCAGGGCAACATGTATAACATGGCTTTTGCAGATCCGGATGGGCACCGCTGGAATGTATTATACTGCTGA